The following are from one region of the Cellulomonas sp. WB94 genome:
- a CDS encoding N4-gp56 family major capsid protein, with the protein MANQFTSVATVPGLATELVQPVYDVAVGEALHALPTMRAFVHKTPGNPAMRGSSTTLEKFEWFSEAAVTAAKTPLTEELDVDSTKMPQPSKVTVTPKEYGFAVTSTRKLANRVFAPFDPFKARAIADHQNRVLDSLIQDILIANGTNVSWGGAATSNATLAAGDKMTAAIVRRAVARFRAQAVPTYYGGFYAAVAHPYTVLDLREETGSGAWRVPNEYGTDQSKIWAGEFGEFEGVRFVENPLVRWALDGSGTGGAQIRSVQTYFLGDGAIVEQVYEEPSVVVGPVVDKLQRFATLGWYGDLDWNVYEQKSFRRVSHAVSLNTDLV; encoded by the coding sequence GTGGCTAACCAGTTCACCTCCGTCGCCACAGTCCCGGGTCTCGCAACCGAGCTCGTTCAGCCCGTGTATGACGTCGCCGTTGGCGAGGCTCTGCACGCTCTGCCGACGATGCGCGCGTTCGTGCACAAGACCCCCGGCAACCCGGCGATGCGTGGTTCCAGCACGACACTCGAGAAGTTCGAGTGGTTCAGCGAGGCAGCGGTCACGGCCGCGAAGACCCCGCTCACTGAGGAACTCGACGTCGACTCGACGAAGATGCCTCAGCCGTCCAAGGTGACGGTCACCCCGAAGGAGTACGGCTTCGCCGTCACCAGCACTCGCAAGCTGGCCAACCGGGTGTTCGCACCGTTCGACCCGTTCAAGGCCCGCGCGATCGCGGATCACCAGAACCGGGTTCTGGACTCCCTCATCCAGGACATCCTGATCGCCAACGGCACCAACGTGTCGTGGGGCGGCGCGGCCACGTCGAACGCCACCCTGGCGGCCGGCGACAAGATGACGGCGGCGATCGTCCGCCGGGCCGTGGCGCGGTTCCGCGCGCAGGCTGTGCCCACCTACTACGGCGGGTTCTACGCCGCGGTCGCACACCCGTACACGGTGCTGGACCTCCGCGAGGAGACCGGTTCCGGTGCGTGGCGGGTGCCCAACGAGTACGGCACCGACCAGAGCAAGATCTGGGCCGGCGAGTTCGGTGAGTTCGAGGGCGTGCGGTTCGTCGAGAACCCGCTGGTCCGCTGGGCTCTCGACGGTTCCGGCACCGGTGGCGCGCAGATCCGCTCCGTCCAGACGTACTTCCTGGGCGACGGCGCGATCGTCGAGCAGGTGTACGAGGAGCCGTCCGTCGTGGTCGGCCCGGTCGTCGACAAGCTGCAGCGTTTCGCCACGCTCGGCTGGTACGGCGACCTGGACTGGAACGTCTACGAGCAGAAGTCGTTCCGTCGCGTCTCGCACGCGGTGTCCCTGAACACCGACCTGGTGTGA
- a CDS encoding peptidoglycan-binding domain-containing protein, giving the protein MSVRQYQQALKAAGFDPGPIDGIKGPRTIAAIKAFQRSRGLEVDGIVGPITTAALRGGAPAAAPAPAAPAPQPVDEATLAARYGFAMAVLRSDGELYALFQRAVSQTYTQERFTAELRATNWYQSRSETARNAAILKATDPTTYANNVAQVKARLSIMAAQMGAVMNDGQVGQMAETSYTLGWDDNQLEQNMATYVQYTDGRMLGQAGQWNTMLREYARNMGITLADDTYLNYVRAASSGTSTIDDQKTKIREMAVSAFPHLADRLRAGETLQDIASPYEQAMASTLELNPQSLTVADPTIQRALSSMDSTGRPVLRTLYDFQTDLRKDTRWLKTQNAQDAAMATTRKILSDFGLVG; this is encoded by the coding sequence GTGTCGGTCAGGCAGTATCAGCAGGCTCTGAAAGCGGCTGGGTTCGACCCGGGCCCCATCGACGGAATCAAGGGCCCCCGGACCATCGCGGCCATCAAGGCGTTCCAGCGGTCCCGCGGCCTCGAGGTCGATGGGATCGTCGGCCCCATCACTACCGCGGCCCTCCGCGGCGGCGCCCCGGCCGCGGCCCCCGCCCCGGCCGCGCCGGCTCCTCAGCCGGTGGACGAGGCGACCCTGGCAGCACGCTACGGGTTCGCCATGGCGGTCCTGCGGTCCGACGGCGAGCTGTACGCCCTGTTCCAGCGGGCCGTGTCGCAGACGTACACCCAGGAGCGGTTCACCGCGGAGCTGCGGGCGACCAACTGGTACCAGTCGCGTTCGGAGACGGCGCGCAACGCCGCCATCTTGAAGGCGACCGACCCGACCACGTACGCCAACAACGTGGCGCAGGTGAAGGCCCGCCTGTCCATCATGGCCGCCCAGATGGGCGCCGTGATGAACGACGGCCAGGTCGGGCAGATGGCGGAGACGTCGTACACGCTCGGCTGGGACGACAACCAGCTCGAGCAGAACATGGCGACGTACGTCCAGTACACGGACGGCCGGATGCTCGGTCAGGCCGGGCAGTGGAACACGATGCTGCGCGAGTACGCGCGGAACATGGGCATCACCCTGGCGGACGACACGTACCTGAACTACGTGCGGGCCGCGTCGTCGGGGACATCCACCATCGACGACCAGAAGACGAAGATCCGCGAGATGGCGGTGTCCGCCTTCCCGCACCTGGCTGACCGCCTGCGGGCGGGGGAGACGCTGCAGGACATCGCGTCGCCGTACGAGCAGGCGATGGCGTCCACGCTCGAGCTGAACCCGCAGTCGCTGACGGTGGCCGACCCGACCATCCAGCGGGCACTGTCGTCCATGGACTCCACGGGCCGGCCGGTGCTGCGCACCCTGTACGACTTCCAGACGGACCTCCGCAAGGACACCCGCTGGTTGAAGACGCAGAACGCGCAGGACGCGGCCATGGCCACTACGCGCAAGATCCTCTCCGACTTCGGGCTGGTGGGTTGA
- a CDS encoding C40 family peptidase, producing the protein MTLTSERTYDPKSVKQAGEGAVRVENPYAKDPFSLPDVTQEEYDAARAAGTSNAGPSSNADKLIAYAKKYIGTPYKWGGSSPLGFDCSGLVQYVFKSVGIDLPRVSYQQANYGKRISLDKLRPGDLVAWDNSPRNAGADHIAIYIGNGQIIAAPKPGDRVKIQGLFDTAHAWGVAMNL; encoded by the coding sequence ATGACCCTGACGTCGGAGCGCACGTACGACCCGAAGTCGGTGAAGCAGGCAGGCGAGGGTGCGGTGCGGGTGGAGAACCCGTACGCGAAGGACCCGTTCAGCCTGCCTGACGTCACCCAGGAGGAGTACGACGCAGCTCGAGCGGCCGGCACCAGCAACGCCGGCCCGTCCAGCAACGCGGACAAGCTGATCGCCTACGCCAAGAAGTACATCGGCACCCCGTACAAGTGGGGCGGGTCCAGCCCGCTCGGCTTCGACTGCTCCGGCCTGGTGCAGTACGTGTTCAAGTCGGTGGGTATCGACCTGCCGCGGGTGTCGTACCAGCAGGCCAACTACGGGAAGCGGATCAGCCTCGACAAGCTGCGCCCGGGGGACCTGGTGGCGTGGGACAACAGCCCGCGCAACGCGGGCGCCGACCACATCGCCATCTACATCGGCAACGGCCAGATCATCGCGGCGCCCAAGCCGGGTGACCGCGTGAAGATCCAGGGGCTGTTCGACACCGCCCACGCCTGGGGCGTGGCAATGAACCTGTGA
- a CDS encoding DUF3659 domain-containing protein, with translation MPSTVWDRAGLAFAQGAPAGASVNIGQTATSSKQATTAGKAFGLANQTYTSGPGMGTATSPGQAVTSGPGTGNTGASVAPSNGVSEAVGAGVSKVMDAAAWPFRTLMNYYKENTRYQAAQTEDKPGAWWKQYLSSTLYYIPGVGMADPEFRAIMRSPEGSNGSVGQTIERAVNANGDFSLLDDPAKAAEKVAYYDSAKMRFTTGVFDFALNMTMDPTILVGKGLSSARAANKLLTATDVVKASDRTITQLSGRQAKARSMIDELVEATEPGRMTDGTVSALARSQALSQTTDAGQFAYLMGRANGLPEFADDAVARVNFKRDLIQAGMGDQASLTRVGERSKVLQAELYAMGEDVSGARWANQLSKPGVDMDSLFADMHSDPSWLRQMEAHKADIEKEYEALRRVVGVGDVADTGVQGVGGIRMVTGGARATRRDLVRQVNYVQAGRFLDPVHIMTGIHVPQTFRLSADDAPEVFDAALRRASGVVDKATLAQLRDRFYTTIAHGPSTKVDRAAILRDFNTEVEKGLAAKYGKDPEQIAALMREAGQRRNSELKALVSRVYQAQPGERVTFNTGDASFAFDDAMAAELRKTGGVLDIHKPVLATQMEDWVSLLDPKAIDRYIGKLSAGGWEGHFERGADKAWHLSETALTAANHLWKFAALFRLAYPARVQIDSQARLMSYLGPLQYMATAAKGTRNMLYNDLTKVDVGVLRDFTQRTRWAEQLDDVERNLASWGAQDVRREALLSQQDKLRTLLDTPSEIKLTGNKVRVRGTDMERLLGKRRLDVKTGRLGGDVTDAYRNTGEFLAVHEMMDARNNIIGLMTDGEGRRVSQMRGTGNWDQITGDRPEWAQSYLRAVNQQVRNDPAGRMILEGRSDDEILTWLDSTDEGRSYWRSLAPTWSHEPSALNAAEYGTLGREAWLSATRRHVNTLVPDEATKQMVLQSSLDRGALEKMWPVPSARPVVPGEILAPTGGMNVGNMARATSETWFKFANDMPEQMMARHPFYQAAYRGHMQQLINNTGVGKDALSVRQVNALRKEAAIQARRDVGKVMFDTSRQTNLGYHMRFLSPFYAAWYDTMSKWGGIMGTHFEVAPVALKVFAAPNAAGLVVDKDGRLIRSNGDIVDLRRDDQGNLVGDGEVVGHANVFNDGTIVVPMPDWFENGIPALKGTHFPMGPLSVLKDGTGQSDALISKGTLNVIFQGNPFWLPSPGPLVEIPVNQVLTKVFPEAGPEFAGTAIGQYLTSGFGLTDENPMVQTLPQWAKNLYLAVSGNASDPRFAQAYVLEYQTLLAEVESGVRGPMSPDELMDLTATRTRNKFIMQFFGSWGVPVSTRTGGRMQFYLDTYRDYQSKYGMDAYERFATDYPEYTELAISLSANETGVNATVPAWESVQPYRKAMAREPEFGWAFAGANNLIGQFDPNVYTMERGSQIGPGTTKTFRSSRDPQEAITQNAVQSGWREYAKATSMIDSAAKAAGFKSVNSAGADQFKALKEKYVADLAGRNKDWGAAYNSGLSGNTAVRFMSWAVEQVKEYPELGDRPDFQALAQYMQGRQMMQEQLAKLGVKSITSQAAQDAGLTEAWDTFTSTLVDSDLGFEQMWSRGRLENDNLTGEAY, from the coding sequence ATGCCGTCGACCGTGTGGGACAGGGCGGGGCTTGCGTTCGCCCAGGGTGCCCCGGCGGGTGCGTCGGTGAACATCGGGCAGACCGCCACCAGCTCGAAGCAGGCGACGACGGCGGGTAAGGCGTTCGGCCTGGCCAACCAGACGTACACGTCGGGCCCGGGCATGGGCACCGCCACCAGCCCCGGTCAGGCGGTCACGTCCGGCCCGGGGACGGGAAACACGGGCGCCTCGGTCGCGCCGTCGAACGGCGTGTCGGAGGCTGTGGGCGCCGGCGTCTCGAAGGTGATGGACGCGGCAGCGTGGCCGTTCCGCACCCTGATGAACTACTACAAGGAGAACACCCGCTACCAGGCGGCCCAGACGGAGGACAAGCCGGGCGCGTGGTGGAAGCAGTACCTGTCGTCCACCCTGTACTACATCCCGGGCGTGGGCATGGCCGACCCGGAGTTCCGGGCGATCATGCGCTCGCCGGAGGGCTCCAACGGTTCCGTCGGGCAGACGATCGAGCGCGCCGTGAACGCGAACGGCGACTTCTCCCTGCTGGACGACCCGGCGAAGGCCGCCGAGAAGGTCGCCTACTACGACTCCGCGAAGATGCGGTTCACCACGGGCGTGTTCGACTTCGCGCTGAACATGACCATGGACCCCACCATCCTGGTGGGCAAGGGGCTGTCGTCAGCTCGAGCGGCCAACAAGCTGCTCACCGCTACCGACGTCGTGAAGGCGTCGGACCGCACCATCACCCAGCTGTCGGGCCGGCAGGCGAAGGCCCGCAGCATGATCGACGAGCTGGTGGAGGCGACGGAGCCGGGTCGGATGACCGACGGCACCGTGTCCGCCCTGGCCCGGTCGCAGGCTCTGTCGCAGACCACGGACGCCGGCCAGTTCGCGTACCTGATGGGCCGGGCCAACGGCCTGCCCGAGTTCGCGGACGACGCGGTGGCCCGGGTCAACTTCAAGCGCGACCTGATCCAGGCGGGTATGGGCGACCAGGCGTCGCTGACCCGCGTGGGTGAGCGGTCGAAGGTGCTGCAGGCGGAGCTGTACGCGATGGGTGAGGACGTGTCTGGGGCCCGGTGGGCGAACCAGCTGTCCAAGCCGGGCGTCGACATGGACTCGCTGTTCGCGGACATGCACTCGGACCCGTCGTGGCTCCGCCAGATGGAAGCTCACAAGGCCGACATCGAGAAGGAGTACGAGGCGCTGCGCCGCGTCGTCGGCGTGGGCGACGTGGCCGACACGGGCGTGCAGGGCGTGGGCGGGATCCGCATGGTGACCGGCGGCGCTCGAGCGACCCGCCGCGACCTGGTGCGCCAGGTGAACTACGTGCAGGCGGGCCGGTTCCTGGACCCGGTGCACATCATGACCGGCATCCACGTCCCGCAGACGTTCCGGCTGTCCGCCGACGATGCCCCTGAGGTGTTCGACGCCGCGCTTCGGCGCGCGTCCGGCGTGGTCGACAAGGCCACCCTGGCGCAGCTGCGCGACCGGTTCTACACGACGATCGCCCACGGCCCGTCCACGAAGGTGGACCGGGCGGCGATTCTGCGCGACTTCAACACTGAGGTCGAGAAGGGCCTGGCCGCGAAGTACGGCAAGGACCCGGAGCAGATCGCGGCGCTCATGCGTGAGGCGGGGCAGCGTCGCAACTCGGAGTTGAAGGCCCTGGTGTCGCGCGTCTACCAGGCGCAGCCGGGCGAGCGGGTCACGTTCAACACGGGTGACGCCTCGTTCGCGTTCGACGACGCCATGGCAGCGGAGCTGCGGAAGACCGGCGGCGTGCTGGACATTCACAAGCCTGTGCTGGCAACCCAGATGGAGGACTGGGTGTCCCTGCTGGACCCCAAGGCGATCGACCGGTACATCGGCAAGCTGTCGGCCGGCGGCTGGGAGGGTCACTTCGAGCGGGGCGCCGACAAGGCGTGGCACCTGTCGGAGACGGCCTTGACCGCGGCCAACCACCTGTGGAAGTTCGCGGCCCTGTTCCGGCTCGCGTACCCGGCCCGCGTGCAGATCGACTCGCAGGCTCGCCTCATGTCGTACCTGGGCCCGTTGCAGTACATGGCGACGGCCGCCAAGGGCACCCGGAACATGCTCTACAACGACCTGACCAAGGTCGACGTCGGGGTGCTGCGCGACTTCACGCAGCGCACCCGGTGGGCGGAGCAGCTGGACGACGTGGAACGCAACCTGGCGTCGTGGGGTGCGCAGGACGTGCGCCGTGAGGCGTTGCTGTCGCAGCAGGACAAGCTGCGGACCCTGCTGGACACGCCGTCGGAGATCAAGCTGACCGGCAACAAGGTGCGGGTGCGTGGCACCGACATGGAACGGCTGCTGGGGAAGCGCCGGCTGGACGTGAAGACGGGTCGCCTCGGCGGCGACGTCACGGACGCGTACCGGAACACGGGCGAGTTCCTGGCGGTCCACGAGATGATGGACGCCCGCAACAACATCATCGGCCTGATGACCGACGGTGAGGGCCGGCGGGTGTCGCAGATGCGCGGCACCGGCAACTGGGACCAGATCACGGGTGACCGTCCCGAGTGGGCGCAGTCGTACCTGCGAGCTGTGAACCAGCAGGTCCGCAACGACCCGGCCGGGCGGATGATCCTCGAGGGTCGCAGCGACGACGAGATCCTGACGTGGCTGGACTCCACCGACGAGGGCCGTTCCTACTGGCGCTCGCTGGCGCCCACCTGGTCGCACGAGCCGTCCGCTCTGAACGCCGCCGAGTACGGGACATTGGGGCGCGAGGCGTGGCTGTCCGCCACGCGTCGGCACGTGAACACCCTGGTGCCGGACGAGGCGACGAAGCAGATGGTGCTGCAGTCGTCCCTGGACAGGGGCGCCTTGGAGAAGATGTGGCCGGTCCCGTCCGCGCGACCGGTGGTGCCGGGGGAGATCCTGGCGCCCACCGGCGGCATGAACGTGGGCAACATGGCGCGTGCCACCAGTGAGACGTGGTTCAAGTTCGCCAACGACATGCCCGAGCAGATGATGGCCCGGCACCCGTTCTACCAGGCGGCGTACCGCGGTCACATGCAGCAGCTGATCAACAACACGGGGGTCGGCAAGGATGCGCTGTCGGTCCGCCAGGTGAACGCTCTCCGCAAGGAGGCCGCGATCCAGGCGCGTCGTGACGTGGGCAAGGTCATGTTCGACACGTCCCGGCAGACCAACCTCGGCTACCACATGCGGTTCCTGTCGCCGTTCTACGCGGCCTGGTACGACACGATGTCCAAGTGGGGCGGCATCATGGGCACCCACTTCGAGGTGGCCCCGGTCGCCTTGAAGGTGTTCGCCGCACCCAACGCGGCCGGTCTGGTCGTCGACAAGGACGGCCGGCTGATCCGGTCGAACGGTGACATCGTGGATCTGCGCCGCGACGACCAGGGCAACCTGGTGGGCGACGGTGAAGTGGTGGGTCACGCGAACGTGTTCAACGACGGCACCATCGTGGTGCCGATGCCGGACTGGTTCGAGAACGGGATCCCGGCGCTGAAAGGCACCCACTTCCCGATGGGCCCGCTCAGCGTGTTGAAGGACGGCACCGGGCAGTCGGACGCGCTCATCTCGAAGGGCACGCTGAACGTCATCTTCCAGGGCAACCCGTTCTGGCTTCCCAGCCCGGGCCCCCTGGTGGAGATCCCGGTCAACCAGGTGCTGACCAAGGTGTTCCCGGAGGCGGGCCCTGAGTTCGCGGGGACCGCGATCGGGCAGTACCTGACGTCCGGCTTCGGCCTGACCGACGAGAACCCGATGGTGCAGACGCTCCCGCAGTGGGCGAAGAACCTGTACCTGGCGGTGTCCGGCAACGCGTCGGACCCGCGGTTCGCGCAGGCGTACGTGCTCGAGTACCAGACGCTGCTGGCTGAGGTGGAGTCGGGTGTTCGTGGCCCGATGAGCCCGGACGAGCTGATGGACCTGACCGCCACCCGCACCCGGAACAAGTTCATCATGCAGTTCTTCGGGTCGTGGGGCGTGCCGGTGTCGACACGCACGGGTGGCCGGATGCAGTTCTACCTGGACACCTACCGGGACTACCAGTCGAAGTACGGGATGGACGCGTACGAGCGGTTCGCCACCGACTACCCGGAGTACACGGAGCTGGCAATCAGCCTGTCCGCGAACGAGACGGGTGTGAACGCGACCGTGCCGGCGTGGGAGTCGGTGCAGCCGTACCGGAAGGCGATGGCCCGGGAGCCGGAGTTCGGCTGGGCGTTCGCTGGGGCGAACAACCTGATCGGCCAGTTCGACCCCAACGTCTACACGATGGAGCGCGGCAGCCAGATCGGCCCGGGCACCACGAAGACGTTCCGGTCCAGCCGTGACCCGCAGGAGGCGATCACCCAGAACGCCGTCCAGAGCGGGTGGCGCGAGTACGCGAAGGCCACCAGCATGATCGACTCCGCGGCGAAGGCCGCCGGGTTCAAGTCGGTCAACTCCGCCGGCGCCGACCAGTTCAAGGCGTTGAAGGAGAAGTACGTGGCCGACCTGGCGGGCCGCAACAAGGACTGGGGGGCGGCCTACAACTCGGGCCTGTCCGGCAACACGGCGGTGCGGTTCATGTCGTGGGCGGTCGAGCAGGTGAAGGAGTACCCGGAGCTGGGCGACCGGCCCGACTTCCAGGCGCTCGCTCAGTACATGCAGGGTCGCCAGATGATGCAGGAGCAGCTGGCGAAGCTCGGGGTGAAGTCGATCACGTCGCAGGCGGCGCAAGACGCCGGACTGACGGAGGCGTGGGACACGTTCACGTCCACCCTGGTCGACTCTGACCTGGGGTTCGAGCAGATGTGGAGCCGGGGTCGGCTCGAGAACGACAACCTGACGGGGGAGGCGTACTAA
- a CDS encoding antirestriction protein ArdA, which produces MADNDAPTVWVGCLGCYNGGALVGAWFDATDAPQDMAEFAAAGVKVPGAHALEAHEELWCFDFEDTSGLFTGECSPAEARRLGELHAAIVADAYPVSAVVAWHDWCGADLEEWDKPTREAFEDAYAGEWHSEEEYAQDLAESIGAISSDATWPCTCIDWEQAARELFTDYVSVQSPFGVYVFRNV; this is translated from the coding sequence ATGGCTGACAACGACGCACCTACCGTCTGGGTCGGGTGCCTGGGCTGCTACAACGGTGGCGCACTGGTGGGCGCGTGGTTCGACGCGACCGACGCCCCGCAGGACATGGCGGAATTCGCGGCCGCCGGAGTGAAGGTGCCCGGGGCGCACGCGCTCGAGGCTCACGAGGAGTTGTGGTGCTTCGACTTCGAGGACACATCCGGCCTGTTCACGGGTGAGTGCTCCCCCGCGGAAGCGCGGCGGCTGGGCGAACTGCACGCCGCGATCGTCGCGGACGCCTACCCCGTGAGTGCCGTGGTCGCGTGGCACGACTGGTGCGGCGCGGACCTCGAGGAGTGGGACAAGCCGACGCGTGAAGCGTTCGAGGACGCGTACGCCGGCGAGTGGCACTCCGAGGAGGAGTACGCGCAGGACTTGGCGGAGTCCATCGGCGCCATCTCATCTGACGCGACGTGGCCGTGTACGTGCATCGACTGGGAGCAAGCGGCGCGTGAGCTGTTCACGGACTACGTGTCTGTTCAGTCACCCTTCGGCGTCTACGTCTTCCGCAACGTGTAG